The following coding sequences are from one Pseudonocardia sp. EC080619-01 window:
- the bioB gene encoding biotin synthase BioB — MFKTFDDLASRQLDGGVLDREDARTVLSAPDDEVLGLVAAAGRLRRAHFGDRVKVNYLVNLKSGLCPEDCGYCSQRLGSSADVLKYSWLKTDEAVRQAGAGISGGASRVCLVASGRGPGARDVERVAGVVGELKSAHPGVEVCACLGFLGDGQAERLREAGVDAYNHNLNTAESRYSSICSTHDYADRVDTVERARDAGLSPCSGLIVGMGETDDEVIDAIFALRDLGADSIPINFLMPFEGTPMAGTWTLDPQRCLRILALARLACPDTEVRIAGGREMHLRSLQAVALHVANSIFLGDYLTSEGQAAEADLQLIADAGFRVQGADESATGDAQTPASRRRGAGTPVAPNA, encoded by the coding sequence GTGTTCAAAACCTTTGACGACCTCGCCTCCCGACAGCTCGACGGCGGCGTGCTCGACCGCGAGGACGCCCGCACCGTGCTCTCCGCCCCCGACGACGAGGTCCTCGGGCTGGTCGCGGCGGCCGGCCGGCTGCGCCGCGCCCACTTCGGCGACCGGGTGAAGGTCAACTACCTGGTGAACCTCAAGTCGGGGCTGTGCCCGGAGGACTGCGGGTACTGCTCGCAGCGGCTCGGCTCGTCGGCGGACGTCCTGAAGTACTCGTGGCTGAAGACCGACGAGGCCGTGCGGCAGGCGGGCGCAGGGATCTCGGGCGGGGCGTCGCGGGTCTGCCTCGTCGCGAGCGGGCGCGGGCCGGGCGCGCGGGACGTGGAGCGGGTCGCGGGCGTCGTCGGGGAGCTCAAGTCCGCGCACCCGGGTGTCGAGGTCTGTGCCTGCCTGGGGTTCCTGGGCGACGGCCAGGCCGAACGCCTGCGCGAGGCCGGTGTCGACGCCTACAACCACAACCTGAACACCGCCGAGTCGCGGTACTCGTCGATCTGCTCGACACACGACTACGCCGACCGCGTCGACACCGTGGAACGCGCGCGGGACGCCGGCCTCTCCCCCTGCTCCGGCCTCATCGTCGGCATGGGCGAGACCGACGACGAGGTGATCGACGCGATCTTCGCCCTGCGGGACCTCGGGGCCGACTCGATCCCGATCAACTTCCTGATGCCGTTCGAGGGCACGCCGATGGCGGGCACGTGGACCCTGGACCCCCAGCGCTGCCTGCGGATCCTCGCCCTGGCTCGGCTCGCGTGCCCGGACACCGAGGTCCGGATCGCCGGCGGCCGGGAGATGCACCTGCGGTCCCTGCAGGCGGTCGCCCTGCACGTCGCGAACTCGATCTTCCTGGGTGACTACCTGACCAGCGAGGGCCAGGCGGCGGAGGCCGACCTCCAGCTCATCGCCGACGCCGGGTTCCGGGTCCAGGGCGCCGACGAGTCGGCCACCGGCGACGCGCAGACCCCGGCCTCCCGCCGTCGCGGCGCCGGTACGCCCGTGGCCCCGAACGCATGA
- a CDS encoding 8-amino-7-oxononanoate synthase — translation MTTTAPAGTGSMEDWLASAADRRHRDGLVRATDAARHPRARPGTLDLASNDYLGLSGDPRLVAAAAEALRRHGTGAGASRVVTGTTGAHDDLESALGRLTGQPAALAFSSGYAANVGLLTALGDPGTLIVSDAHVHASLVDGARLSRSPVRICPHADTGALEELLRDREHERAVVVVESIYSVLGDAADLRRTAELCHRYGAMLVVDEAHGIGVAGGGRGAVHAAGLAGAPHIAVTATLSKALGSQGGAVLGSPLLREHLVNTARTFVFDTGLAPAAAAAAAEGCRIIDTDPGPCAALHAVADAVASAAGIVRAPGAVQSLAAAGPEIAVAAARTLGEAGILVGCFRPPSVPDGISRLRLVARAGVDPGRAAEAAARAARSVGPAGPVGSVGPAASTGGSVGAPS, via the coding sequence ATGACGACGACCGCGCCTGCCGGGACGGGCTCGATGGAGGACTGGCTCGCCAGCGCCGCGGACCGCCGGCACCGCGACGGCCTGGTCCGGGCGACCGACGCCGCCCGCCACCCGCGGGCTCGTCCGGGGACCCTCGACCTCGCCTCGAACGACTACCTCGGGCTGAGCGGTGACCCGCGCCTGGTCGCCGCCGCGGCCGAGGCACTGCGACGGCACGGCACGGGGGCCGGCGCGTCCCGGGTCGTCACCGGGACCACCGGCGCGCACGACGACCTCGAGTCCGCGCTCGGGCGGCTCACCGGGCAGCCGGCGGCACTCGCCTTCTCGAGCGGGTACGCCGCGAACGTCGGCCTGCTCACCGCACTCGGCGACCCCGGCACCCTGATCGTCAGTGACGCCCACGTGCACGCCTCGCTGGTCGACGGGGCCAGGCTGTCGCGCTCACCGGTGCGGATCTGCCCGCACGCCGACACCGGCGCGCTCGAGGAGCTGCTGCGCGACCGGGAGCACGAGCGCGCCGTGGTCGTCGTGGAGTCGATCTACTCGGTGCTCGGCGACGCCGCCGACCTGCGCCGGACCGCCGAGCTGTGCCACCGGTACGGGGCGATGCTCGTCGTCGACGAGGCGCACGGGATCGGCGTGGCGGGCGGCGGGCGGGGAGCCGTGCACGCCGCAGGGCTGGCCGGCGCCCCGCACATCGCCGTCACCGCGACGCTGTCCAAGGCACTGGGCTCGCAGGGCGGCGCCGTGCTCGGCTCGCCGCTGCTGCGCGAGCACCTCGTGAACACGGCGCGCACGTTCGTCTTCGACACCGGGCTCGCCCCGGCTGCCGCCGCGGCGGCAGCCGAGGGCTGCCGGATCATCGACACCGACCCCGGGCCGTGCGCCGCGCTGCACGCGGTCGCCGACGCCGTCGCGTCCGCGGCCGGGATCGTCCGGGCCCCCGGTGCGGTGCAGTCGCTGGCCGCCGCCGGCCCCGAGATCGCGGTCGCCGCGGCGCGGACGCTCGGCGAGGCCGGGATCCTCGTCGGCTGCTTCCGGCCACCGAGCGTCCCCGACGGGATCTCCCGGCTCCGGCTGGTCGCCCGCGCCGGGGTCGATCCCGGCCGCGCCGCCGAGGCTGCAGCACGGGCCGCACGCTCGGTCGGCCCGGCCGGTCCGGTCGGTTCGGTCGGCCCGGCCGCGTCGACCGGCGGGTCCGTCGGGGCGCCGTCGTGA
- the bioD gene encoding dethiobiotin synthase: MTGVPRVLFVTGTDTGVGKTIATAALAAALGGTGRSVAVYKPVQAGTEDGAGDIDTVVRLAAPAVAREGVRLPDPMAPVAAAARAGVPLPAAPDHLATIAALGAAHDHVIVEGAGGVLVELGTDGHTLADLAVAAPQPSGTVVVCRSGLGTLNHTALTLEALRHRDAVIAGLLLGAWPEHPSLIEEDNRRRLATGPAPLLGAVPDGAGLLDPGHFRRRAAEWLDSWPAPAPHPAHPHPHRDAPQRDMSIPGRH, encoded by the coding sequence GTGACCGGGGTGCCGCGGGTCCTGTTCGTGACCGGCACCGACACCGGGGTCGGCAAGACGATCGCCACCGCCGCGCTCGCCGCCGCCCTCGGCGGGACGGGCCGCTCCGTCGCGGTGTACAAGCCCGTCCAGGCCGGCACCGAGGACGGCGCCGGTGACATCGACACCGTCGTCCGGCTGGCCGCGCCGGCGGTGGCCCGTGAGGGTGTGCGGCTGCCCGATCCGATGGCACCGGTCGCTGCCGCGGCCCGCGCGGGCGTCCCGCTCCCGGCCGCGCCCGACCACCTGGCGACGATCGCCGCCCTCGGCGCCGCCCACGACCATGTGATCGTCGAGGGCGCCGGTGGGGTCCTGGTCGAGCTCGGTACCGACGGCCACACCCTCGCGGACCTCGCCGTCGCCGCACCGCAGCCGTCGGGGACGGTCGTCGTCTGCCGTAGCGGGCTCGGGACGCTCAACCACACCGCGCTGACCCTGGAGGCGCTCCGGCACCGCGACGCCGTCATCGCCGGGCTCCTCCTCGGCGCCTGGCCGGAGCACCCGTCCTTGATCGAGGAGGACAACCGCCGCCGCCTCGCCACCGGACCGGCCCCGCTGCTCGGCGCGGTCCCCGACGGAGCGGGCCTGCTCGACCCCGGGCACTTCCGCCGCCGGGCAGCCGAGTGGCTCGACTCGTGGCCCGCCCCCGCCCCGCACCCGGCTCACCCTCACCCTCATCGAGATGCACCTCAGCGCGACATGTCGATCCCTGGACGACACTGA
- the arr gene encoding NAD(+)--rifampin ADP-ribosyltransferase, with protein MTQEPDTGTGPTPFEVYEPGVLLHGTRADLAVGDLLVPGRPSNFEEGRIMNHVYVTATLDAAAWGAEMAAGDGPGRIYVVEPTGAVEDDPNVTDKKHPGNPTRSYRTREPVRIVGELEDWTGHTPEQLQTMRDLLDDLRRRGLAVVYD; from the coding sequence ATGACGCAGGAGCCGGACACGGGGACCGGGCCGACACCGTTCGAGGTGTACGAGCCGGGGGTCCTGCTGCACGGGACCAGGGCCGACCTGGCCGTCGGTGACCTGCTGGTCCCCGGCCGCCCCTCGAACTTCGAGGAGGGGCGGATCATGAACCACGTCTACGTGACGGCGACGCTCGACGCCGCGGCCTGGGGTGCCGAGATGGCCGCCGGTGACGGGCCCGGTCGCATCTACGTCGTGGAACCGACCGGAGCCGTCGAGGACGATCCCAACGTCACCGACAAGAAGCACCCCGGCAATCCGACGCGCTCCTACCGGACCCGCGAGCCCGTCCGCATCGTGGGTGAGCTGGAGGACTGGACGGGGCACACCCCCGAGCAGCTGCAGACGATGCGGGACCTCCTCGACGACCTGCGGCGCCGCGGCCTCGCCGTCGTCTACGACTGA
- a CDS encoding AAA family ATPase, protein MELFGRRAETAALDRVLARAAGGEGSGLVLWGEPGIGKTALLDHAVGAASGATVLRCRGTRMEAGLAFAALHELLWPVTDRLDALPAPQAAALRGALGLSRDPANRFLIGAAVLSLLSGLARERPVLVVVDDAQWIDEATAHCLGFVARRVRTDPVVVLLTGHEDPASGPWEGLPSMEVVGLADDDARRLVAAVVPDTDETLVDRTVRTAGGNPLALRELPTLGREAPLPAAGEPVAVGPRLRRAFCARVETLKPSTRALLLLAAAEDRGDRHVVHRAGAGWGVDTDAWDEALRSGLLRASGARVEFRHPLVRAAVYDGAPFADRQAAHRALAAVLSGDALEERAWHLAAAAEEADEDVAALLERAADRCLQRSAGPMASRTLRRAAELSPEPADAARRLAAAARAAWDAGQAGAARRLLDDAELLDGVDPVVRRSGGLRGILEFAYGRPERAHHYLARDMTVVPGTRGAVELGSMAVRAAWSAGRPELQQEALRRLLDLDAGGDPELSPVVPVLRAWWACYDETGQVARATPGRSSDTVGRLGTVPWELLPPVPLVWAWGAEGPLHDVLTVQAAQLRRRHELAALAMVLSQTAVLDLAAGRWEAAGSAAEEGLQLAAEVGADHIATQCRLSLAGLAAARGDGARTEELTRSALALSAPRGVRALTASAYWHRGRAALLGGRPKEALRHLLPLDEPGHEAAHRTAALLAAPDTAEAAAQAGRADVVGARVATVATWAERTGAVWARSAAHRLRALTADGPAAETSYRAALDEAGACDDPFEHARTRLLYGEWLRRARRRADARHELAAAADTFGRLGAEPLRARALREQDLAGGPGARHEPGSPAGAGLTAQELRVARLAADGLTNREIAAQLLISHRTVGHHLASVYPKLGITSRVELARIDMAGDLRFRVGADEG, encoded by the coding sequence ATGGAGCTGTTCGGGCGGCGCGCCGAGACCGCGGCCCTGGACCGGGTGCTGGCACGGGCGGCCGGCGGCGAGGGCTCCGGGCTCGTGCTGTGGGGCGAGCCGGGCATCGGCAAGACCGCCCTGCTCGACCACGCCGTCGGGGCGGCGTCCGGCGCCACGGTCCTGCGGTGCCGGGGCACCCGGATGGAGGCGGGCCTCGCGTTCGCCGCGCTGCACGAGCTGTTGTGGCCGGTGACGGACCGGCTGGACGCGCTCCCCGCACCGCAGGCCGCGGCGCTGCGCGGTGCGCTGGGTCTGAGCCGGGACCCGGCCAACCGCTTCCTCATCGGTGCGGCCGTGCTCTCGCTGCTCTCCGGCCTGGCCCGGGAACGGCCGGTGCTCGTCGTGGTCGACGACGCCCAGTGGATCGACGAGGCGACCGCGCACTGCCTGGGATTCGTCGCGCGGCGGGTGCGGACCGACCCGGTCGTCGTACTCCTGACCGGGCACGAGGATCCCGCCTCGGGGCCGTGGGAGGGGCTGCCGTCGATGGAGGTCGTCGGCCTGGCCGACGACGACGCACGCCGGCTGGTCGCGGCCGTCGTGCCCGACACCGACGAGACGCTGGTCGACCGCACGGTCCGGACGGCAGGGGGCAACCCGCTGGCGCTGCGCGAGCTGCCCACCCTCGGTCGCGAGGCGCCCCTCCCGGCGGCGGGGGAGCCGGTGGCGGTCGGGCCCCGGTTGCGGCGGGCGTTCTGCGCCCGGGTCGAGACCCTGAAGCCGTCGACGCGGGCGTTGCTGCTGCTGGCGGCGGCCGAGGACCGGGGTGACCGGCACGTCGTGCACCGCGCCGGGGCGGGCTGGGGCGTCGACACGGACGCCTGGGACGAGGCACTGCGCTCGGGTCTGCTCCGTGCGTCGGGAGCCCGGGTGGAGTTCCGGCACCCGCTGGTGCGGGCGGCCGTCTACGACGGCGCTCCCTTCGCGGACCGGCAGGCCGCGCACCGGGCGCTCGCCGCGGTGCTGTCCGGCGACGCCCTCGAGGAACGGGCCTGGCACCTGGCGGCGGCCGCCGAGGAGGCGGACGAGGACGTCGCCGCGCTGCTGGAGCGTGCGGCCGATCGCTGCCTGCAGCGTAGCGCCGGGCCGATGGCGTCCCGCACGCTGCGGCGGGCCGCCGAGCTGTCGCCGGAGCCGGCGGACGCGGCCCGCCGGCTGGCCGCCGCCGCCCGTGCCGCGTGGGACGCCGGTCAGGCCGGTGCGGCGCGACGGCTGCTCGACGACGCCGAGCTCCTGGACGGCGTGGACCCCGTCGTCCGGCGCAGCGGTGGGCTGCGCGGGATCCTCGAGTTCGCCTACGGCAGGCCGGAGCGCGCCCACCACTACCTGGCCCGGGACATGACCGTCGTCCCGGGCACCCGCGGCGCGGTGGAGCTGGGCTCGATGGCGGTCCGCGCGGCGTGGTCGGCAGGCCGGCCCGAGCTGCAGCAGGAGGCGCTGCGCCGGCTGCTGGATCTCGATGCCGGCGGCGACCCGGAGCTGTCACCGGTCGTGCCGGTGCTGCGGGCCTGGTGGGCCTGCTACGACGAGACCGGGCAGGTCGCCCGCGCCACCCCGGGCAGGAGCAGCGACACCGTCGGCCGGCTCGGCACCGTCCCGTGGGAGCTGCTGCCACCCGTCCCGCTGGTCTGGGCCTGGGGCGCCGAGGGCCCGCTGCACGACGTGCTGACCGTGCAGGCCGCGCAGCTGCGGCGCCGGCACGAGCTCGCCGCGCTGGCGATGGTCCTCTCCCAGACCGCCGTCCTCGACCTCGCCGCGGGCCGGTGGGAGGCGGCCGGGTCCGCGGCGGAGGAGGGACTGCAGCTGGCCGCGGAGGTCGGCGCGGACCACATCGCCACGCAGTGCCGCCTCTCCCTGGCCGGCCTGGCCGCGGCCCGCGGCGACGGGGCCCGCACCGAGGAGCTCACCCGGAGCGCACTGGCACTCTCGGCCCCGCGCGGGGTGCGCGCGCTGACGGCCTCCGCGTACTGGCACCGCGGCCGGGCGGCGCTCCTCGGCGGCCGGCCGAAGGAGGCCCTGCGCCACCTGCTGCCGCTCGACGAGCCCGGCCACGAGGCCGCCCACCGCACGGCGGCGCTGCTCGCGGCCCCGGACACCGCGGAGGCGGCGGCGCAGGCCGGGCGCGCCGACGTCGTCGGGGCCCGGGTCGCGACGGTGGCGACGTGGGCCGAGCGCACCGGCGCGGTCTGGGCCCGTTCGGCCGCCCACCGGCTGCGCGCCCTCACCGCGGACGGGCCGGCGGCCGAGACCTCCTACCGTGCGGCCCTCGACGAGGCCGGCGCGTGCGACGACCCGTTCGAGCACGCCCGTACCCGGCTGCTGTACGGCGAGTGGCTGCGGCGGGCGCGCCGCCGGGCCGACGCCCGGCACGAGCTCGCCGCGGCCGCCGACACGTTCGGCCGGCTCGGCGCGGAGCCGCTGCGGGCACGGGCGCTGCGCGAGCAGGACCTGGCGGGCGGGCCGGGCGCCCGCCACGAGCCGGGCTCACCGGCCGGGGCCGGACTGACCGCCCAGGAGCTGCGGGTCGCACGGCTGGCCGCCGACGGCCTGACCAACCGGGAGATCGCGGCACAGCTGCTGATCAGCCACCGCACGGTCGGCCATCACCTGGCCAGCGTCTACCCCAAGCTCGGCATCACCTCGCGCGTCGAGCTCGCCCGGATCGACATGGCGGGGGACCTGCGGTTCCGCGTGGGCGCCGACGAGGGATGA
- a CDS encoding flavodoxin family protein: MTERPDFTGLRATYINCTLNRSPGRSHTQGVIDRSVAIMEANGVGVDQIRAVDHDIATGVRPDMTEHGWDTDEWPALLTRVLAADILVIAGPIWLGDNSSVTRRVIERLYGYSGVLNEHGQYAYYGRVGGALLTGNEDGLKHCAMSILYSLQHIGFTVPPQADAGWLGEVGPGPSYLDEGSGGPENDFTNRNTAFMTYNLLHLASMFRNAGGFPAYGNQRTAWDAGRRPDDANPEYR; the protein is encoded by the coding sequence GTGACCGAGAGACCCGACTTCACCGGGCTGCGGGCGACGTACATCAACTGCACGCTCAACCGCTCCCCCGGCCGCAGCCACACCCAGGGCGTGATCGACCGCAGCGTGGCGATCATGGAGGCGAACGGGGTCGGCGTCGACCAGATCCGCGCCGTCGACCACGACATCGCCACCGGTGTCCGCCCGGACATGACCGAGCACGGGTGGGACACCGACGAGTGGCCGGCGCTGCTCACCCGCGTCCTGGCCGCCGACATCCTGGTCATCGCCGGACCGATCTGGCTCGGGGACAACAGCTCGGTGACCCGCCGGGTGATCGAACGGCTCTACGGCTACTCCGGCGTGCTCAACGAGCACGGCCAGTACGCGTACTACGGACGCGTCGGCGGCGCCCTGCTCACCGGCAACGAGGACGGCCTCAAGCACTGCGCAATGAGCATCCTCTACAGCCTGCAGCACATCGGGTTCACCGTCCCGCCCCAGGCCGACGCGGGCTGGCTCGGCGAGGTCGGCCCCGGCCCGTCCTACCTCGACGAGGGCTCCGGCGGTCCGGAGAACGACTTCACCAACCGCAACACCGCGTTCATGACCTACAACCTGCTCCACCTCGCGTCGATGTTCCGGAACGCCGGCGGGTTCCCCGCCTACGGCAACCAGCGCACAGCCTGGGACGCCGGGCGCCGCCCCGACGACGCCAATCCCGAATACCGTTGA
- a CDS encoding DUF5996 family protein: MTSPATTTWPSLRVSDWTPTRDTLHMWTQIVGKIRMAHAPLLNHWWQVTLYVSPRGLTTSAVPHRTGAFEIEFDFVGQQLEVRSSDGGVQSLPLRPMPVAEFYTRVLDMLDRLGIEAPIRPHPNEVDPAIPFAEDHTHTSYDGEAAALFWRQLLQANRVMGEFRSHFVGKVSPVHFFWGAMDLACTRFSGRPAPPHPGGAPNCGDWVMVEGYSRELSSCGFWPGGGEEGAFYSYAYPGPDGFADQPVGPDGAFFSTEFQQFLLPYEVARAAPDPDRAVAEFLRTTYEAAADLGHWDRAALEDDPARWEGTAVPRTTT; encoded by the coding sequence ATGACCAGCCCGGCGACGACGACCTGGCCGAGCCTGCGGGTGTCCGACTGGACCCCCACCCGCGACACCCTCCACATGTGGACCCAGATCGTGGGCAAGATCCGCATGGCCCACGCGCCCCTGCTGAACCACTGGTGGCAGGTGACGCTCTACGTCAGCCCGCGCGGGCTGACGACGTCGGCCGTCCCGCACCGCACGGGGGCCTTCGAGATCGAGTTCGACTTCGTCGGGCAGCAGCTGGAGGTCCGCAGCAGCGACGGCGGGGTGCAGAGCCTCCCGCTCCGGCCGATGCCGGTCGCGGAGTTCTACACCCGGGTCCTCGACATGCTCGACCGGCTCGGGATCGAGGCACCGATCCGGCCGCACCCCAACGAGGTCGACCCGGCGATCCCCTTCGCCGAGGACCACACCCACACCTCCTACGACGGCGAGGCGGCCGCCCTGTTCTGGCGGCAGCTGCTGCAGGCGAACCGCGTGATGGGTGAGTTCCGGTCGCACTTCGTCGGCAAGGTCAGCCCGGTGCACTTCTTCTGGGGTGCGATGGACCTCGCCTGCACCCGCTTCTCCGGGCGGCCGGCCCCGCCGCACCCGGGCGGCGCCCCCAACTGCGGGGACTGGGTCATGGTCGAGGGCTACTCCCGGGAGCTGTCCAGCTGCGGGTTCTGGCCGGGCGGCGGCGAGGAGGGCGCGTTCTACTCCTACGCCTACCCCGGGCCCGACGGGTTCGCCGACCAGCCGGTCGGCCCCGACGGCGCGTTCTTCAGCACCGAGTTCCAGCAGTTCCTGCTGCCCTACGAGGTCGCCCGCGCCGCACCCGACCCCGATCGGGCGGTCGCCGAGTTCCTCCGCACCACCTACGAGGCCGCCGCGGACCTCGGCCACTGGGACCGCGCGGCGCTGGAGGACGACCCCGCCCGCTGGGAGGGGACCGCCGTGCCCCGGACCACGACATGA
- a CDS encoding nuclear transport factor 2 family protein: MTDPIGTLVDAHLDAWNGPAGPGRDATVAEVYAPDVLVGEPDAARTGHAGMSEAIDALHAQVPGAAITRSGPVQRAQDLVTYTWVLGAEGRAPVASGRDVLLVRDGRITSLYVLIDTT; this comes from the coding sequence ATGACCGACCCGATCGGCACCCTCGTCGACGCGCACCTGGACGCCTGGAACGGACCGGCCGGCCCCGGCCGGGACGCGACCGTCGCGGAGGTCTACGCGCCGGACGTGCTCGTCGGGGAGCCGGACGCCGCCCGCACCGGGCACGCCGGGATGTCCGAGGCGATCGACGCCCTCCACGCACAGGTGCCGGGCGCCGCGATCACCCGCTCGGGGCCTGTCCAGCGGGCCCAGGACCTGGTCACCTACACCTGGGTCCTCGGTGCCGAGGGGCGCGCGCCGGTCGCATCCGGCCGTGACGTGCTCCTCGTCCGGGACGGGAGGATCACGAGCCTGTACGTGCTGATCGACACGACGTGA
- a CDS encoding SH3 domain-containing protein, protein MTDQHVDHLAAAERAARMDDLAVRRGAEGRRAEAEAAADEAARLYRALAADFPAMFGGDADRAGALATALREAPSGGWRAVLTAAVPYGPASLGARAPAAAREPDGPVVPTAPEPAAPAGPPPGPRRRRAVTSVVMVTAAVVVVLLGTVGTAGWVLSRPPAEAAVRTEPAPVPVPIRPWTAGARADVAPTGVALRAAPSTAGDPVGRLPVGDDVEIRCGEIGRATTTDTGERSSSWLRTATGSWVAAVNVELRGPGTITNCRPGQPPVPVPHHR, encoded by the coding sequence GTGACCGATCAGCACGTCGATCACCTGGCCGCGGCCGAGCGGGCCGCGCGGATGGACGACCTCGCCGTCCGGCGGGGCGCGGAGGGCCGGCGGGCCGAGGCCGAGGCCGCCGCCGACGAGGCCGCCCGGCTGTACCGCGCCCTCGCGGCGGACTTCCCCGCGATGTTCGGCGGCGACGCCGACCGCGCCGGTGCGCTCGCCACCGCCCTGCGGGAGGCTCCGTCCGGGGGCTGGCGGGCGGTCCTGACCGCCGCCGTGCCGTACGGGCCCGCCTCCCTCGGCGCCCGCGCACCCGCCGCCGCCCGCGAACCCGACGGCCCCGTCGTACCCACGGCCCCGGAGCCGGCGGCCCCCGCCGGACCCCCGCCCGGACCGCGGCGACGGCGCGCCGTGACGTCGGTGGTGATGGTGACGGCGGCGGTGGTCGTCGTCCTTCTCGGGACCGTCGGCACCGCGGGCTGGGTCCTCTCGCGACCGCCCGCGGAGGCCGCGGTCCGGACGGAGCCGGCACCCGTCCCCGTCCCGATCAGGCCGTGGACCGCCGGTGCCCGCGCCGACGTGGCCCCGACCGGCGTCGCGCTGCGCGCCGCGCCGTCCACCGCGGGCGACCCGGTCGGGCGGCTGCCCGTGGGCGACGACGTCGAGATCCGCTGCGGCGAGATCGGCCGCGCGACCACCACCGACACCGGCGAGCGCAGCTCCAGCTGGCTCCGCACCGCGACCGGGAGCTGGGTCGCCGCGGTGAACGTCGAGCTCCGCGGGCCCGGCACGATCACGAACTGCAGGCCCGGGCAGCCCCCGGTGCCCGTCCCGCACCACCGGTGA